One Sporomusaceae bacterium FL31 genomic window, CAATTGCCAAGAATTCTAATTTAGCTGAATAAGTCTAAACCTTTACTGAAGCTTATTCGATTATCCTTAGAAGTCGCGTGGATTCTTCCGATGATCGTCAGGTTTGGTTTTAAATTTATTCCACAGATAACGTCCACCGATAAAAATACCGGCAAGGATCAGCACATTGAACAACATCTCAACTAACGAAGCCAGGAAAGGCGAGTTTCCAAACATACTGCCCAGCATACCGCCTAATAACATACCGCCGCCGATCATACCAAGGTTGCGCATGAATCCGCCACTGGTAGATTGTTGTTGCCCGGCCTGTGGAGTGGCAGTTTTAGCTGCTGGCGCTTTTTCACTATAGCTGTTGGCAGGAGCCGAAGGTTTATAGTTTGAAGTGCTGCTGGGAGCCTGTTGGGTAGGCGCGGAGCGGGGGGCTGACATTCTTGGTTTTGAACCGCCAATTGCCGCAAAACCAATTGAGTTAAACGCAAAGGCAAATAGAAAAGTCAGGATTAATAATTTTTTCATGGGTTATTCCTCCTCATGGGTTTTTATGTCTTCTGGAAAAGTGTATATTTCAGCTAAGCCAGCAAGTTCACCGGATAAGTAACGGTCAATATCATGTACGTCGATGTAAAACGTACATGCAACCTCCATAAACCCTTGTTCTTTGCCGCCGCTTAATTCTTTTATAGCTATAAGCCGTTCTCTCAGTTTAAGGCAGTCTTCCTGTGAAGCAACAACATTCAGTGTCGTTAATGGAACTCCATATTCGCGCAGAACATCATGTAAACTTAATCTCTCGGACATTTATTTTTCCTCCTATATGCGATTATTGAACATTCATTGCCTCTTAGATTGAACTCACCTCTATTCCGCAAGGGTATTACATTGTAATCTTTCACAAGAAAATAAATAGACCTTGCCTATATGATGTACTCATATAAGCAAGGTCTTACCTGCAAATAAATGCCAGCAAAGCCGGGGCAATTAAATTGCGCCGTATTGACGACTAGGCTGTAAAGGTTACTCCCCTTGCGATATTCTGTTAATTCTAGTATAGCTGAGGTTATAATAGGCTGTCAAGTATAGTCTTGATCAATAAATGGAAATAATTTTCATAAAATAATAGTTGGCTGAACAAGTTAATATCTGTTAAAATAAATGCTATAAGTAATTTTTTTGAAAAATAAGACTATAATGACTATTCTACAAAAACAAAAGCAGGAGGGCGAGCGAATTGATTCATTGTCAAGAATGTCAATGCCGGCAATGCCACAAAAGGGTTTGTTCTTTTTCTCCGTGCCACTGTTGTGATGACTGTGAGTCGAAGAAACTAGCCTGTGGTGGATTTACTACAGAAGCTAACAGGCAAGATTCCAGTGAATTTGAATAATCGTTTAGGGTAAAAAATGCACTACCTGCTGATCCAGCAAGTAGTGCTTCTTTTTCTTTTAGCAGTTATTCGACCGCAACTTCCGGAATATTTCGGCCCGGATTGTTCGGAGTTGTCATGTTGGCAGGGCGTGGATCAAGGATATAGACGAGTAAGAATGTGATTAGACTGACAGGCCAAGCCAGATAGATCGGATGAGATACGATCCGGATAGCCGGGACAAACTGCCATATTATGAGGAATAGGATTCCAACTAAAACTGTCCAAAAGGCTGATCCTTTTTTACATAATTGTGGGGCAAATAATAAGAACAGCAAGACCGTCGTATAGGAAGTCGTTAAGGTCAAACCGATTAATAGGGTTTTAATAATTCCCAGCACCGAGGTAGCCATCCAATAAGTTAGCAGGCTGATAACCAGGACGATAATTCGAGATAGTCTCATTTGACTTTTTTCCGGCATGCCAGGCTGGATAAAGCGCTTCCAGATATCATTAACAATTAATGTTGAGCTCCCTAAGAGCAGTCCTACAGCAGTAGATACATCTGCTGCCCACAAACCAGCTAAAGCTAATCCGGCAGAGAAAGGGTCTAACTCTAAGATTACTTTGGGCAGCGCCATGGCTGGAGTAATATTTGGAAATTTTGCTGCAGCCACTAAACCGAAAATTGCGCTGATAAATCCAATTGGGAAGATCAGTGCACCACCAATGATAAAACCGCGTTTGGCACTTTTACCGTCTTTTGCCGCAAACGCAATTTGCGTAACAGCCTGATTGGAGCAAGCTTGCGTAATCATCACGGTAAACCAGGCTAAAATCATACCCATGCCAACTCCCTCGAAAGGTGAAAACCAGGTACCGGCTGCCGGCAAAGCTGCTGATAATCCGGAGAATCCACCAGCTTTGCTTAATGATAATAAGGCACCGAGCGTTACTCCAATATAAATGATAATGACATTAATAAAGTTGCTGAGTCCAGCGGCCCAGTAGCCGCCGACCAGGGTAATGCCAATAAACGTAATTGCGCTGACCAGCATACCTGTATTAAAGGTGAAAAACTCTGGCATGAGAGCTGCCAGAATCGCGCCGCCTGCGACATATTGCAGTGCCGTAATGACCATCTGGATGACTACCTGCCCCATAACGCCAATGACTCGTCCGGAGGTATCAAAATAGCGTTCAAATAATTCAGGAATTGTAGAAACTTCAAGTGCACGCAGTTTTGCGGCTAGCAGTAATCCGACAACCACTGCGCCAACAGCCCAGGCACCATTGTACCAGCCGGCAGAAATACCGACTTTATAAGCTTGTTCGGCAACGCCAATGGTTGAGGCGCCGCCAATCGCCAAACCAGCGACCATTGTTGATACAATGGCTGATGTGAAACCTCTTCCGGCCAGCAGGTAACCTAAATAGCCACCTTTGTTTAATTTCGTAGCATACCAAGAGACGGCATATAATAAGACGATATAGGCAATGACAATTAATAAAGGTATATTCATAATGACCCTCCTAATAAATTTTGTATAAGCGAGTGTACGCTAAGCTTTTAAAGCCGGATTACAGTGAGGATGAAATGTGTTCGCTGGAAAAAAACAAACGAACAACAAGAAAACACACATGGATAATGAATACAAACCCATATTAACATTTAGCGGCTATTTTGGCAAGGTTTAGCTTGGCGTTAAGGATAATTTGCAAATGCGGATTTTAATTAAAACAAACAAATGTACGCGTACAGTGTAGTTGGTGTGTGGTGGATTTTTGAATTGTAACTTACAAGATCAATTTTAAACGCCTTGTGTTCGTTAAAAGCAGGAAAGGAGGGATAACAAAGTGAATAAATTCCTATAAATAGGTTAGAAATAGTTAGTGTTCAATATGAATTTTCAATATGAAAGGAGCTTAGATCCATGAAGCAAATTTTGCTGGAGAAGTATGCCCGGCTTATTGTTAAAACAGGTGTTAACATTCAAAACAATCAAATTCTTGTCATAAATTCGCCTATCGAATGTGCTAGTTTTGCCCGGTTAGTTGCTCAGATTGCTTATGAAGAAGGTGCACGCGATGTAGTCCTAAACTGGAAAGACGAGTTGCTGACTAAAATTCGTTTTTTACAGGCGCCGGAAGAGGTTTTTGGAGAATTTCCTGATTGGCAAAAAGATTTTTATCTCACTTATTTACGACAGGGTGCAGCATTCTTAAGTATTTCAGCCGCCGATCCCGAACTGCTAAAAGATGTTAATCCGGCACGTGTAGCCAAAGCCCAGAAAACTGCAAGTATTGCATTGCAGGAATATCGCGAGAATTTAATGAGTAATAAAAATGCCTGGTGCGTTGTGTCGATTCCGACAGCGTCATGGGCAAAAAAAGTATTTCCTGATGTACCTGAGGAACAGGCTGTAGAAAAACTTTGGGAAGCTATTTTTGAAGTGGTCAGAGTAGCCAGTGACGATCCGGTTGTTGCCTGGCAAGAACATAAAAATAATCTTAAGAAAAGCATGGAATTCTTAAATAAGCATCAATTTAAGACTCTGCGCTATAAAAACTCCTTGGGTACTGACCTGACCCTTGAGCTGCCTGAGCAGCATATTTGGTTAGGTGGAGCCGAGTCTACACCCGCAGGGCTGGAGTTCATTGCCAATATGCCTACCGAAGAAGTATTTACTTGTCCGAAAAAAACGGGTATAAACGGCAAAGTGGTCAGTTCTAAACCGCTCAATTATAATGGCAATCTGATTGATGAGTTTACTCTGGTATTTAAAGACGGAAAAATCGTTGAATATACCGCTAAAAGAGGTCAGGAAGTTCTCCAGAAACTCATTGAAACCGATGAAGGGTCCTGCTATCTTGGTGAAGTCGCATTAGTTCCCCATGATTCGCCAATTTCACGGCTTAATATTTTGTTTTATAATACCTTGTTTGATGAAAATGCATCCTGCCATTTAGCGATTGGTAAAGCTTATCCTGTTTGTATTGAAGACGGTGAGAATATGAACAAAGAAGAGTTGGCTAAGTTTGGCGTGAATGATTCCTTGGTTCATGAGGATTTTATGATCGGAACGGCTGATCTTGAAATTATCGGGATTACTGCAGCTGGGGAAGAAGTTACAGTATTCAAAAATGGTAATTTTGTATTTTGAATGAAAAAGGATTAGCCAAATCAGGCTAATCCTTTTTCATTATTAATTTAACTTGGAACAAAATCCGGTGATTACACATACGATATAAAAACATAAGATTTTAGAGCAATGAGGCTCCCTGTATCGACGATGCAGGAGCTTTTGGCTTTTTTAAGGAGGGGTAAGTTGTGGAAGAGAAATTAAGCGAAACTAAGAAAGAATTTTTGGCGGGCTCGTTAGGTGCAAGTGTGTATCAAATTAGCGAGGAAGAGGCGGAGTTTATCGAACAGGCTTGGTTATGTCTAACAGAATTCAGCCCCGATTATATGGTTTAATTCAGGGGAGGGAGCCTCTCTAATATTGCGTAATGTGTGGTAAGCTAGTCTGCTGCCGACGGCAGGGAAATCCACTGCTACGGACGTTCCCTACGCCGTTACCGTCGGCATAGCCTCCGGCGGCTGTGGTCGCAAGTTCCGCAGTGGAAATCTCGCCGCCAGCAAGTCTTAGATAGCTAGGTATATTAAAAGGCTGCCTCTCGGTTGATGTTACCAAGAGACAGCCTTAATTTTAGGTTTATGAGAGTAACTTCTTTTTCATTAACGTGATGGGTAAAGGCAGCAGTAGCAGTGATAAGCCTAATAAAATAATCGTATGCAGCCATAAAATGCTGGAAAATTGGCCTAAAGCCAAGGCTCTGCACACTTCGACGCTGTGATAGAGTGGATTAAGCCAGTTGATTTTTTGTACCAGTAATGGGAGGGCGCTTACCGGGAAATACAGTCCGCCAAAGAGAAAAAGCGGCATGATTACCAGGGTAATATAGTAGTTGATATAGTCAATATTTGTAGTAATTCCAGTATAGCTTAAGGCCATAATTGAAAATAACGCGCCTGGCAGAATTAAAAATAATGGAATGAGCAGTGCAGCGAACGATTGAATTTGTCCCAATGCCGCAATGACGAATATGATCACGATACCAAACAGTACGCTTTTGAGTGTGCCATATAATATTTCGCCAATCACAACATCTCTTACTGTGATGGGGCCGGCCAGCATGGCGTGAAAAGCTTTTTGATAATGCAGGCGTACGAAAGTACCATAAGTGCATTCGAAGGTTGCCGAATACATGGCAGACAATGCTACCATGCCAGGGGCGATAAACTGAATATAGCTCAAGCCGTCAATTTCCTGAACAAAAGCTCCCAACCCAAATCCCATTGCCGACAGATACAAGAGTGG contains:
- a CDS encoding aminopeptidase, which translates into the protein MKQILLEKYARLIVKTGVNIQNNQILVINSPIECASFARLVAQIAYEEGARDVVLNWKDELLTKIRFLQAPEEVFGEFPDWQKDFYLTYLRQGAAFLSISAADPELLKDVNPARVAKAQKTASIALQEYRENLMSNKNAWCVVSIPTASWAKKVFPDVPEEQAVEKLWEAIFEVVRVASDDPVVAWQEHKNNLKKSMEFLNKHQFKTLRYKNSLGTDLTLELPEQHIWLGGAESTPAGLEFIANMPTEEVFTCPKKTGINGKVVSSKPLNYNGNLIDEFTLVFKDGKIVEYTAKRGQEVLQKLIETDEGSCYLGEVALVPHDSPISRLNILFYNTLFDENASCHLAIGKAYPVCIEDGENMNKEELAKFGVNDSLVHEDFMIGTADLEIIGITAAGEEVTVFKNGNFVF
- a CDS encoding sodium:solute symporter family protein; this encodes MNIPLLIVIAYIVLLYAVSWYATKLNKGGYLGYLLAGRGFTSAIVSTMVAGLAIGGASTIGVAEQAYKVGISAGWYNGAWAVGAVVVGLLLAAKLRALEVSTIPELFERYFDTSGRVIGVMGQVVIQMVITALQYVAGGAILAALMPEFFTFNTGMLVSAITFIGITLVGGYWAAGLSNFINVIIIYIGVTLGALLSLSKAGGFSGLSAALPAAGTWFSPFEGVGMGMILAWFTVMITQACSNQAVTQIAFAAKDGKSAKRGFIIGGALIFPIGFISAIFGLVAAAKFPNITPAMALPKVILELDPFSAGLALAGLWAADVSTAVGLLLGSSTLIVNDIWKRFIQPGMPEKSQMRLSRIIVLVISLLTYWMATSVLGIIKTLLIGLTLTTSYTTVLLFLLFAPQLCKKGSAFWTVLVGILFLIIWQFVPAIRIVSHPIYLAWPVSLITFLLVYILDPRPANMTTPNNPGRNIPEVAVE
- a CDS encoding transport permease protein, which codes for MTGAFRVLDRHLKVFARTWQHNLMFNVMEPLLYLSAMGFGLGAFVQEIDGLSYIQFIAPGMVALSAMYSATFECTYGTFVRLHYQKAFHAMLAGPITVRDVVIGEILYGTLKSVLFGIVIIFVIAALGQIQSFAALLIPLFLILPGALFSIMALSYTGITTNIDYINYYITLVIMPLFLFGGLYFPVSALPLLVQKINWLNPLYHSVEVCRALALGQFSSILWLHTIILLGLSLLLLPLPITLMKKKLLS